One genomic segment of Desulfomicrobium sp. ZS1 includes these proteins:
- a CDS encoding DUF3369 domain-containing protein, translating to MTDNDEIIFKDEVQPAVTVSKAEDGWKILIVDDEDDVHSVTVYMLAGQEYRGRAFNFLHAYSGEEAKLVLAEHPDVAVILLDVVMETDDSGLKLVKYIREELCNYAVRIILRTGQPGKAPAAKVILDYDIDDYKEKTELTLEKMLVTLISALRSYSFITTIENNRNGLRRIIEASSDIFERQSLQKLGCGVLSQLTSILQLKKDAVYTHASGLTASGIKGESMVLAATGDFSKYVGMHIEEIGSEAVHRALDRAKSQPHGFYCEEDKCAWYFKSKTDSENFLYFELAKDLDENDQDLLELFFTNVSLAFDNLYLNKGIEDTQKEVIFHMAETMECRSAETGSHVRRVSEYVRLLALKYGLGEEQAEMLKLASTAHDLGKIGIPDSILNKPGPLTPEEYEIIKSHVQRGYELLMRSTSPIIQTAARIILLHHERWDGKGYPQGLVGEETHIHGRIVAVADVFDALSNKRVYHEAWTWKEVFAHFLEESGKHFDPCLVDILLENKEEFIAIWEEYNDVCGVCAESRAAVEAGPDRPA from the coding sequence ATGACCGATAACGACGAGATAATCTTCAAGGACGAAGTCCAACCTGCCGTCACGGTGTCCAAAGCCGAGGATGGATGGAAAATCCTGATCGTGGACGACGAAGACGACGTGCACAGCGTGACGGTCTATATGCTTGCCGGTCAGGAGTATCGCGGACGCGCGTTCAATTTCCTGCATGCTTACAGCGGCGAGGAAGCCAAACTTGTGCTGGCGGAGCATCCGGATGTCGCCGTGATTCTGCTCGACGTGGTCATGGAGACTGACGACAGCGGGCTGAAACTGGTCAAGTATATCCGCGAAGAACTGTGCAATTACGCCGTGCGCATCATTCTGCGCACCGGCCAGCCCGGCAAGGCCCCGGCCGCTAAGGTTATCCTCGATTACGACATCGACGACTACAAGGAGAAGACCGAACTGACTCTGGAGAAAATGCTGGTCACGCTCATCTCGGCCTTGCGCAGCTACAGCTTCATCACCACCATCGAGAACAATCGCAACGGTTTGCGGCGGATTATCGAAGCGTCGTCGGATATTTTCGAGCGCCAATCATTGCAGAAGCTCGGTTGTGGAGTCTTGAGCCAGCTGACGTCCATTCTGCAACTGAAAAAAGATGCCGTGTACACCCATGCTTCCGGCCTGACTGCGTCCGGGATAAAGGGTGAATCGATGGTCCTGGCCGCTACAGGAGACTTCAGCAAGTATGTAGGGATGCACATTGAAGAGATCGGGAGCGAGGCGGTGCATCGGGCTCTGGATCGGGCCAAAAGTCAGCCCCATGGCTTTTACTGCGAGGAAGACAAATGCGCCTGGTATTTCAAAAGCAAGACGGATTCGGAGAATTTTCTGTATTTTGAGTTGGCCAAGGATTTGGATGAAAATGATCAGGATCTGCTCGAACTCTTTTTCACCAACGTCTCCCTGGCTTTCGACAATCTGTACCTGAACAAGGGCATCGAGGACACGCAAAAGGAAGTCATTTTTCACATGGCCGAGACCATGGAATGCCGTTCGGCCGAGACGGGCAGCCATGTCCGGCGCGTCTCGGAGTATGTGCGCCTGCTGGCTCTGAAGTACGGCCTGGGCGAAGAGCAGGCGGAGATGCTCAAGCTGGCCTCCACGGCCCACGATCTGGGCAAGATCGGCATCCCCGATTCCATTCTGAACAAACCCGGCCCGCTCACGCCGGAAGAATACGAAATCATCAAGAGCCATGTGCAGCGAGGGTACGAGTTGCTCATGCGTTCAACGAGCCCCATTATCCAGACTGCGGCGCGTATCATCCTGCTGCACCATGAACGGTGGGACGGCAAGGGCTACCCGCAAGGGCTCGTGGGGGAGGAGACGCACATTCATGGCCGCATCGTGGCCGTGGCCGACGTGTTCGACGCCCTTTCGAACAAGCGGGTCTACCATGAGGCCTGGACCTGGAAAGAGGTCTTCGCCCATTTCCTGGAAGAGAGCGGCAAGCATTTCGATCCGTGCCTAGTGGATATCCTGCTGGAGAACAAGGAAGAGTTCATCGCCATCTGGGAAGAGTACAACGATGTGTGCGGGGTCTGCGCCGAAAGTCGCGCGGCGGTTGAGGCGGGTCCCGACCGCCCCGCATGA
- a CDS encoding PAS domain S-box protein, with protein sequence MDRGQVLVLAGKIGADPEAVAAALEQVPRMSRARFGEVADSMALIAGHVFRQACRARRLCMGEGADAERRLRESEERFRAIFDSISDAVFIHDWPDGAFVNANERAVRMFGHTREELIDMSLADLCEDKASCATDIASFLDSGRGGGRGAAQWRVRSKSGEIFRVEVSLRFVHVGGKPYVVACVRDVEERVCAEAAIVRERRFSDAVMDSVPGLLYLYDEDGRLVRWNRQHSTVTGYGDEELAGMHLYDWYKDDPETIGKIRAAIARVYDEGSGYEEAMLRTKSGERIPFFFTAVRLEFDGKNYFTGIGIDISERRKAELALRESEARYRSVIENIQDTFYRTDAGGALIMLSPSGADLLGYETVDELLGAPMEKLWKSPEAFQKYVEILSEQGVVRDLEATLLRRDGGEVVVEATSNIYSDESGFMLGLEGILRDIGRRKEAEREAERERMFTDAVMESVPGLLYIYDSQERMVRWNRNYETMTGYSPEELLGSDTAAWFGGREPDTSTILASFRQAMLQGRSEAEALLVTKEGRRIPCLFTVARHTIDGRAYLVGMGMDITERKKSEELLLQSEKKFAHLFRNSPDAILLADIETGIVADVNDTFVAMTGYARDEVIGRTTDSLNFYVDPVLWDRLYGMLRRDGHLANQELMVRARDGHALVCALSSHVLQIGEQRVVMSVFRNVTELKKMQEMMIQTEKMVSVGGIAAGIAHEINNPLGIIMQSAQLLEQRTLPDFPRNMAVAEGIGLDLRLLDRYMRDRNILGYIRDIREAAKRAADIIRHMLDFSRRSDSEHKFCFVNDIIDRAIVLAGSDYDLRKSFDFKRIQIVRDFEERMPGIRCSETEIEQVILNLLRNAAQALAGGSVADPAITVRTRWQGENVVIEVEDNGPGIPPETARRIFEPFFTTKPPGQGTGLGLSVSYFIVTQTHGGSIQVRSAPDHGACFHIEIPRASPAGKDGRF encoded by the coding sequence ATGGACAGGGGTCAGGTGCTCGTCCTTGCCGGAAAAATCGGGGCCGACCCCGAGGCCGTTGCCGCCGCCTTGGAGCAGGTGCCGCGGATGAGCAGGGCGCGCTTCGGCGAGGTGGCCGACTCCATGGCGCTGATCGCCGGGCATGTCTTCCGCCAGGCCTGCCGGGCACGGCGCCTCTGCATGGGCGAAGGCGCGGACGCGGAACGTCGGCTGCGGGAAAGCGAGGAACGCTTCCGGGCGATTTTCGATTCCATCAGCGATGCCGTCTTCATCCACGACTGGCCCGACGGCGCGTTCGTCAATGCCAACGAACGCGCCGTGCGCATGTTCGGCCACACGCGCGAGGAACTGATCGACATGTCTCTCGCCGACCTGTGTGAAGACAAGGCCTCCTGTGCGACAGACATTGCGAGTTTTCTGGACAGTGGTCGTGGGGGCGGGCGGGGCGCCGCGCAATGGCGGGTCCGCTCCAAGAGCGGTGAAATCTTTCGGGTGGAGGTTTCCCTGCGGTTCGTCCACGTCGGCGGGAAACCCTATGTCGTCGCCTGCGTTCGCGACGTGGAGGAACGCGTGTGCGCCGAGGCGGCCATTGTCAGAGAGCGGCGGTTCAGCGACGCGGTCATGGATAGCGTGCCCGGCCTGCTGTACCTCTACGACGAGGACGGTCGCCTGGTGCGTTGGAACAGGCAGCATTCGACCGTGACGGGGTATGGCGACGAGGAACTGGCCGGGATGCACCTGTACGACTGGTACAAGGACGATCCGGAAACCATCGGGAAGATCCGCGCCGCCATCGCCCGAGTGTACGACGAGGGGAGTGGGTATGAGGAGGCGATGCTGCGGACGAAGTCAGGGGAGAGGATTCCGTTCTTCTTCACCGCCGTCCGGCTGGAATTCGACGGTAAGAACTACTTCACGGGCATCGGCATCGACATCTCCGAGCGCAGGAAGGCCGAACTGGCCCTGCGGGAGAGCGAGGCCCGCTACCGGTCGGTCATCGAGAACATCCAGGACACCTTTTACCGCACCGACGCAGGCGGAGCCTTGATCATGCTCAGTCCGTCTGGCGCGGACCTCCTGGGTTACGAGACAGTGGATGAACTCCTCGGGGCGCCGATGGAGAAACTGTGGAAGTCTCCGGAGGCGTTTCAGAAGTATGTCGAGATTCTGTCCGAACAGGGCGTGGTCCGGGATTTGGAGGCTACCCTCCTGCGCAGGGACGGCGGCGAGGTGGTCGTGGAGGCCACCAGCAACATCTACAGCGACGAATCCGGTTTCATGCTCGGCCTTGAGGGCATCCTCAGGGACATCGGCCGGCGCAAGGAGGCCGAGCGGGAGGCCGAGCGGGAGCGCATGTTCACCGACGCCGTCATGGAGAGCGTGCCCGGCCTTCTCTACATTTACGACAGCCAGGAGCGCATGGTTCGCTGGAACAGGAACTACGAAACCATGACGGGGTATTCGCCCGAAGAACTCCTCGGAAGCGATACCGCGGCCTGGTTCGGGGGCAGGGAGCCCGACACGTCGACCATCCTGGCCAGCTTTCGGCAGGCCATGCTCCAGGGGCGCTCCGAGGCGGAGGCGCTCCTGGTCACGAAAGAGGGGCGCAGAATCCCCTGTCTCTTCACCGTGGCGCGCCACACCATCGACGGTCGCGCATATCTCGTCGGCATGGGCATGGACATCACCGAACGGAAGAAGTCCGAAGAGTTGCTGCTCCAATCCGAGAAGAAGTTTGCCCACCTTTTCCGAAATTCCCCGGACGCCATCCTGCTGGCCGACATCGAGACCGGGATCGTCGCAGACGTCAACGACACCTTCGTGGCCATGACGGGTTACGCCCGCGACGAAGTCATCGGCAGAACCACCGACAGTCTCAACTTCTATGTCGATCCGGTGTTGTGGGACCGTCTTTATGGTATGCTCAGGCGTGACGGTCACTTGGCAAACCAGGAGCTCATGGTCCGGGCGCGGGACGGGCATGCGCTCGTCTGCGCGCTGTCGTCGCATGTCCTGCAGATCGGTGAGCAGCGCGTTGTCATGTCCGTTTTTCGAAACGTCACCGAATTGAAGAAAATGCAGGAAATGATGATCCAGACGGAGAAGATGGTGTCCGTGGGTGGTATCGCCGCGGGCATTGCCCACGAGATCAACAATCCCTTAGGCATCATCATGCAGTCGGCCCAGCTGCTGGAGCAGCGGACCCTGCCGGACTTTCCGCGGAACATGGCCGTGGCCGAAGGTATTGGGCTCGATTTGAGGTTGCTGGATCGGTACATGCGCGACCGCAACATCCTGGGGTATATCCGGGATATCCGCGAAGCCGCGAAAAGGGCCGCCGACATCATCCGGCATATGCTGGATTTCAGCCGACGCAGCGATTCCGAACATAAGTTCTGTTTCGTGAACGACATCATCGACCGGGCCATCGTGCTGGCCGGAAGCGACTACGATCTGCGCAAGAGTTTCGATTTCAAGCGCATCCAGATTGTCCGAGATTTCGAGGAACGGATGCCGGGCATCCGGTGCTCCGAGACGGAGATAGAGCAGGTCATTCTCAATCTGCTGCGCAACGCCGCGCAGGCCCTGGCCGGCGGGTCAGTGGCCGATCCGGCCATCACCGTGCGGACAAGATGGCAGGGGGAGAACGTGGTGATCGAGGTGGAGGACAATGGGCCTGGCATTCCTCCGGAGACGGCCCGGAGAATCTTCGAGCCGTTCTTCACGACCAAGCCCCCGGGACAGGGCACCGGACTTGGCCTGTCGGTCTCGTACTTCATCGTCACCCAGACCCATGGCGGCAGCATTCAAGTCAGGTCTGCGCCGGATCATGGCGCCTGTTTTCATATCGAGATCCCACGGGCTTCCCCGGCGGGAAAGGACGGGAGGTTCTGA
- the ltrA gene encoding group II intron reverse transcriptase/maturase, translating to MLQTPDKIRTFQRKLYFKAKQEPAFRFYALYDKICRADILAHAYRLVRANQGSAGIDGVTFASIEATMGRAAFLAEIRELLVTHTYCASPVKRVLIPKADGSKRPLGIPIIRDRVVQMAAKLVIEPIFEADFCKHSYGFRPKKSAHMAVDAITYALNTGHTQVIDADLSKYFDTIPHDKLMLLVASRIADGQVLHLVQMWLKAPVVEEGGDGKRRNIGGGRKNRKGTPQGGVISPLLANVYLHILDRVWERNSLHRKLGALLVRYADDFVVLCKQGTDQPMQAIRVILSRLELTLNETKTHVVDAISEKFDFLGYAIRMEKSGRTGRLYAHVQPARKFIQKIKDRITALTSRSRTVLHMESVVGGVNTTLRGWVNYFHYGNCSRCLEKVRAHVEQRIRTHLCKRHGQTRYEGYHEYPNHVLYSRYGLYKVPTSAGWTKAHALK from the coding sequence GTGCTACAAACTCCGGATAAGATCAGGACGTTTCAGAGGAAGCTGTACTTCAAGGCCAAACAGGAACCGGCCTTTCGCTTCTACGCCTTGTACGACAAGATCTGCCGGGCGGACATCCTCGCTCATGCCTACAGACTTGTCCGGGCCAACCAGGGCAGCGCCGGCATCGACGGCGTGACCTTTGCGTCCATCGAGGCCACCATGGGAAGGGCCGCCTTTCTGGCGGAAATCAGGGAATTACTTGTCACGCATACCTATTGTGCAAGCCCGGTAAAAAGGGTGCTGATTCCCAAGGCGGACGGATCAAAGCGTCCACTGGGAATACCCATCATTCGGGACAGGGTGGTGCAAATGGCGGCGAAGCTGGTCATCGAGCCGATCTTCGAAGCGGACTTCTGCAAACACTCTTACGGGTTTCGACCCAAGAAATCAGCGCATATGGCGGTTGACGCGATTACCTACGCGCTGAACACGGGGCATACTCAAGTTATAGATGCGGATTTATCCAAGTACTTTGATACGATCCCTCACGATAAACTCATGCTGCTGGTGGCCAGTCGCATTGCGGACGGGCAGGTTTTGCATCTCGTCCAGATGTGGCTCAAGGCTCCGGTGGTGGAGGAAGGTGGGGATGGAAAACGGAGAAACATCGGCGGCGGTCGGAAGAATCGGAAGGGTACTCCGCAAGGCGGAGTAATCTCCCCGCTTTTGGCCAATGTCTACCTCCATATTCTGGATCGTGTATGGGAGAGGAACAGTCTGCACAGGAAACTTGGTGCCCTGCTGGTCAGATATGCGGATGACTTTGTTGTCCTGTGCAAGCAGGGAACGGATCAGCCGATGCAAGCGATCCGCGTTATTCTGTCCCGGCTGGAACTCACTCTGAATGAAACGAAGACCCATGTGGTTGACGCCATTTCGGAAAAGTTCGACTTTCTTGGTTACGCAATTCGCATGGAAAAAAGTGGAAGAACAGGTCGCCTGTACGCTCACGTGCAGCCTGCCAGAAAATTCATACAGAAGATTAAGGATCGAATCACAGCGCTAACATCACGATCTCGAACGGTGCTGCATATGGAGTCCGTCGTCGGAGGAGTAAACACAACCCTTCGGGGCTGGGTGAACTACTTCCACTATGGGAATTGCAGCCGGTGCCTGGAAAAAGTGCGAGCACATGTGGAGCAGCGGATACGAACACACTTGTGCAAAAGGCATGGGCAGACACGCTATGAGGGGTATCACGAATATCCCAACCACGTGCTCTACAGTCGGTATGGTCTGTACAAGGTTCCTACGTCCGCCGGATGGACGAAAGCGCATGCCTTGAAGTGA
- a CDS encoding CopG family ribbon-helix-helix protein, whose translation MSTQISIRTSEDLILKFNALAKETDRSRAYLINQALEEYIAREAWQVAEIRKALQEADAGDFATDEEIAALDAKWGYRAG comes from the coding sequence ATGTCCACCCAAATATCAATCCGCACAAGCGAGGATCTGATCCTCAAATTCAACGCGCTGGCAAAGGAAACTGATCGCTCTCGCGCCTACCTCATCAACCAGGCGTTGGAGGAATACATTGCGCGTGAGGCGTGGCAGGTTGCCGAAATCCGGAAGGCTCTCCAGGAAGCTGACGCTGGGGACTTTGCGACGGACGAAGAAATAGCGGCGCTCGATGCGAAGTGGGGCTATCGTGCGGGTTAA
- a CDS encoding type II toxin-antitoxin system HipA family toxin, with protein MTSTSERAVVFIRLPGMDYVAAGLLRHEDRAYFFRYGRRYLERPDAIPLDPARMPLADMEFSGSTLFSALRDAAPDRWGRKVLGLMAGRAPGTLSEFEVLTAAHHPQRMGALAFGPTPDGPASLAPWATGDAFCMVPEDLGRVAAIVARVDEVEDDEELDAVRSGMPEDAFLAALASSLSLGGARPKAMVTLDGASWIAKFSKRGDPWREPVIEHATMTLAARCGITVASTRLMELDGHFVLLVERFDRLSGGSRHVISGFTVTGAEEDGDWGSYQNLAEQARRLGDADCGPEIFRRMAFNALCSNRDDHLRNHAFFVSRKAIAMTPAYDLVPSSIRFRQWDLSLRCGREGRAATRSNILSDVRPFGLSESEARRIWEEMRETTAGWREHFAGHGVTKREMEELRHRFTLAEASSRPS; from the coding sequence ATGACCTCGACTTCTGAGCGGGCCGTGGTCTTCATCCGCCTGCCCGGCATGGACTACGTTGCTGCGGGGCTGCTCCGGCATGAAGACCGGGCATATTTCTTCCGCTACGGCCGCCGGTATCTTGAGCGGCCAGACGCCATTCCCCTCGATCCGGCCCGGATGCCCCTGGCCGATATGGAATTTTCCGGCAGCACCCTTTTCAGCGCCCTGCGCGACGCCGCCCCGGACCGCTGGGGCCGCAAAGTACTGGGGCTCATGGCTGGCCGCGCCCCCGGAACGCTGAGCGAATTCGAAGTGCTGACGGCGGCCCATCACCCGCAACGCATGGGCGCACTGGCCTTCGGCCCCACGCCGGACGGTCCGGCGTCCCTGGCTCCCTGGGCCACGGGCGATGCGTTTTGCATGGTGCCCGAAGACCTGGGGCGGGTGGCGGCCATCGTCGCCCGCGTCGATGAGGTCGAGGACGACGAGGAGCTCGATGCCGTGCGAAGCGGCATGCCTGAAGACGCATTCCTGGCGGCCCTCGCCTCCAGCCTGTCCCTGGGCGGGGCTAGGCCCAAAGCCATGGTCACTCTGGACGGGGCGTCCTGGATCGCCAAATTCTCCAAACGCGGGGACCCGTGGCGCGAACCCGTAATCGAGCACGCAACCATGACCCTGGCCGCACGCTGCGGCATCACGGTCGCATCGACACGGCTGATGGAACTAGACGGGCATTTCGTCCTGCTGGTCGAGCGTTTCGACCGCCTAAGCGGCGGTTCGCGGCACGTCATTTCGGGCTTCACGGTGACGGGGGCCGAGGAAGACGGCGACTGGGGCAGCTATCAGAACCTCGCCGAACAGGCCCGCAGGCTCGGCGACGCGGACTGCGGCCCGGAGATATTCCGCCGCATGGCCTTCAACGCCCTGTGTTCGAACCGGGACGACCATCTGCGAAACCACGCCTTTTTCGTCTCGCGCAAAGCCATAGCCATGACCCCGGCCTACGACCTGGTGCCCTCCTCCATCCGTTTCAGACAATGGGACCTGTCCCTGCGCTGCGGACGGGAAGGCCGCGCGGCCACACGGTCCAACATCCTGAGCGACGTCCGGCCCTTCGGGCTCAGCGAAAGTGAGGCAAGGAGAATCTGGGAAGAAATGCGGGAAACGACCGCAGGCTGGCGAGAGCATTTCGCCGGGCACGGCGTGACAAAGCGGGAAATGGAGGAGCTCAGGCACCGCTTCACATTGGCGGAGGCGTCATCAAGGCCCTCATAG
- a CDS encoding PocR ligand-binding domain-containing protein: protein MTSSLSQKLSLFDLFQAEEIQRVQDAFALASNVASVISAPDGTPLTRPGNLSEPFTTLVHGRDTVEAGRVFPAIALRPSAAAGLAVHACPLTGLMYAGMPISVGECHVANWVIG, encoded by the coding sequence ATGACGTCTAGCCTCTCTCAGAAACTCTCGCTCTTCGACCTCTTCCAGGCGGAGGAAATTCAGCGTGTGCAGGACGCCTTTGCCCTCGCGTCGAATGTGGCCTCCGTCATCTCGGCCCCTGACGGTACTCCTTTGACCAGACCAGGCAATTTGAGCGAACCGTTCACGACGCTCGTCCACGGCAGGGACACCGTCGAGGCGGGCCGCGTTTTTCCGGCCATCGCCCTCCGGCCTTCCGCTGCGGCCGGCCTCGCCGTGCATGCCTGTCCGCTGACCGGCCTCATGTATGCGGGGATGCCCATCAGCGTCGGCGAGTGCCATGTCGCGAACTGGGTCATCGGCTAG
- a CDS encoding methyl-accepting chemotaxis protein yields the protein MKFVSVRTKIAGIAGICLFVSSAVLVGYSVYSARANQELVNTRVSRLIESRSLDGLKNLAGNYAGKIQSGFDVALDAARTMADTFMLSKDKDNGGLVLGRDQINGILLKVLKNNPNFNGAYSCWEPDALDGRDAEFATGRDGNNKVTGRFTPYWNRDENGNIAVQPLVEYDTMDRHPNGVLKGGWYIGPRENHTESVLDPFPYIVQGKQVWLTTLSVPILVDGAFLGVAGTDYNLNFVQEMAKNVDKELFDGRGAVTIVSYQGLVVADSEKPELIGSSMQNIIAEGWEKDLSEIQAGKSAATIDQAKGQFVVFAPIPLGRTGKPWSVMIRVDLATVMADAIDLDTELSAAGRKSVAMLVGTGAGTTVLAIALLWYAAGGIVRPIRSTVEVLKDIAEGEGDLTKRLEIKANDEVGEMASWFNQFMEKLRELIGQIVDDAGSLNTASASLSDIAKQMKEGAESMAERSRTVATGAEEMDGTMVGVAAACEQAAINVNMVATATDGMNLTVREIAKKTEESRTISESAVLKAGEVSNKLGNLGQSALEISKVTDVISAISSQINLLALNATIEAARAGDAGRGFAVVASEVKELAKQTADATQLVQSQISKIQVSTEETVSEVAQILGIFKNVSENVASIAQDVEGQAATTQEIADNITQTSAGIQEVNLSVSQGSGVVRSITTEINNVNESVQEASVSIGRVNDSAGELSGLSGKLQELVGRFKI from the coding sequence ATGAAATTTGTGTCTGTTCGCACCAAGATCGCCGGCATAGCCGGCATCTGTCTGTTCGTGTCCTCGGCGGTTTTGGTCGGGTACAGCGTGTATTCGGCGCGCGCAAACCAGGAACTGGTCAACACCCGCGTTTCCAGGCTGATCGAGAGCCGGTCGCTGGACGGCCTGAAAAACCTGGCCGGAAACTACGCAGGCAAGATCCAGTCGGGATTCGACGTGGCCTTGGACGCGGCGCGCACCATGGCCGACACCTTCATGCTCTCCAAGGACAAGGACAACGGCGGCCTGGTCCTCGGCCGTGACCAGATCAACGGCATTCTCCTCAAGGTTCTGAAAAACAACCCCAACTTCAACGGCGCCTATTCCTGCTGGGAACCCGACGCCCTTGACGGGCGGGATGCCGAGTTCGCTACGGGCCGGGACGGCAACAACAAGGTCACGGGCCGCTTCACCCCGTACTGGAACCGTGACGAGAATGGAAACATCGCGGTCCAGCCCCTGGTCGAATACGACACCATGGACCGCCATCCCAACGGGGTGCTCAAGGGCGGCTGGTACATCGGCCCGCGCGAGAACCACACCGAAAGCGTGCTCGACCCCTTCCCCTACATCGTACAGGGCAAACAGGTCTGGCTGACCACGCTCTCGGTCCCGATTCTGGTCGACGGCGCGTTCCTCGGCGTGGCCGGCACGGACTACAATCTCAATTTCGTTCAGGAAATGGCGAAGAATGTCGACAAGGAACTGTTCGACGGCCGGGGAGCGGTGACCATCGTCAGCTATCAGGGCCTCGTCGTCGCCGACAGCGAGAAGCCGGAACTCATCGGCTCCTCCATGCAGAACATCATCGCCGAGGGGTGGGAAAAGGATCTCTCCGAGATTCAGGCCGGAAAAAGCGCCGCGACCATCGACCAGGCCAAGGGACAGTTCGTGGTCTTCGCCCCGATCCCCCTGGGACGCACCGGCAAACCGTGGTCGGTCATGATCCGCGTCGACTTGGCGACCGTTATGGCCGACGCCATCGACTTGGACACGGAACTGAGCGCTGCGGGACGCAAAAGCGTCGCCATGCTGGTGGGCACCGGGGCCGGCACCACGGTTCTGGCCATCGCGCTGCTCTGGTATGCGGCAGGAGGCATCGTCCGCCCCATCCGCAGCACGGTCGAGGTGCTCAAGGACATTGCCGAGGGCGAGGGTGACCTGACCAAGCGCCTGGAGATCAAGGCCAACGACGAAGTCGGCGAAATGGCCAGCTGGTTCAACCAGTTCATGGAAAAACTGCGCGAACTGATCGGTCAGATCGTGGATGACGCCGGTTCGCTCAATACCGCCTCCGCGTCTCTGTCCGACATCGCCAAGCAGATGAAGGAGGGGGCCGAATCCATGGCCGAACGGTCCCGCACCGTGGCCACCGGCGCCGAGGAGATGGACGGCACCATGGTCGGGGTCGCGGCGGCCTGCGAACAGGCCGCCATCAACGTCAACATGGTGGCGACGGCGACCGACGGCATGAACCTGACCGTCAGGGAGATCGCCAAAAAAACCGAAGAGTCGCGGACCATCTCCGAGTCGGCGGTGCTCAAGGCCGGCGAGGTGTCGAACAAACTGGGCAACCTGGGACAGAGCGCCCTGGAGATCAGCAAGGTCACGGACGTCATTTCGGCCATCTCCTCGCAGATCAATCTGCTGGCCCTGAACGCCACCATCGAGGCGGCCCGGGCCGGCGACGCGGGCCGGGGCTTCGCCGTGGTCGCGTCCGAAGTGAAGGAACTGGCTAAGCAGACGGCCGACGCCACGCAACTGGTCCAGAGCCAGATCAGCAAGATCCAGGTCTCCACCGAGGAGACGGTTTCCGAAGTGGCCCAGATCCTGGGGATATTCAAGAACGTCAGCGAAAACGTCGCCTCCATCGCCCAGGACGTCGAAGGGCAGGCCGCCACCACGCAGGAGATCGCCGACAACATCACCCAGACATCGGCCGGCATCCAGGAGGTCAATCTGAGTGTCAGCCAGGGTTCCGGGGTCGTGCGCTCGATAACCACCGAGATCAACAACGTGAACGAGTCCGTGCAGGAGGCGTCCGTTTCCATCGGGCGGGTCAACGACAGCGCCGGGGAACTGTCCGGCCTGTCCGGCAAGCTGCAGGAACTCGTGGGGCGCTTCAAGATCTGA
- a CDS encoding type II toxin-antitoxin system RelE/ParE family toxin produces the protein MRSGAIVRVNWLRLATCDLDAQMSYIARDDAELAREIYCEVRRRASELSHFPESGCPGRVPGTRELVLARYPYVLPYRVRTGIVEILRVFHTSQKMDC, from the coding sequence ATGCGAAGTGGGGCTATCGTGCGGGTTAATTGGCTACGCTTAGCGACCTGCGACCTTGACGCCCAAATGAGTTATATCGCACGTGATGACGCTGAATTGGCCAGGGAAATATACTGCGAAGTCCGGAGGCGAGCCTCTGAACTGTCCCATTTCCCGGAGTCCGGTTGTCCTGGGCGTGTCCCCGGGACGAGAGAACTGGTCCTTGCCAGATACCCATACGTACTGCCCTACCGCGTGAGGACCGGTATCGTTGAAATTTTACGGGTCTTTCACACTAGCCAAAAGATGGATTGCTGA